A window of Calonectris borealis chromosome 3, bCalBor7.hap1.2, whole genome shotgun sequence contains these coding sequences:
- the LOC142081230 gene encoding spectrin beta chain, non-erythrocytic 5-like: MLQAEGWVRGKLRDLKDGCDLQDWEEVAQTLQRDMKDFENTLIKLNQMGEQLMWRASPSAEGVRRQLLALRDQWQLLKQTAASQSKALGGLRSLQDFNRKAERLEAWIRHKEEKPSLAALLQESLDKIQLTRRILDLKQEEQQFQSLHEELNSLAQKLEKQGKSESRSISARRKHLNKMWLRLQGTLKEHHEALQLALEVAAFLQQADALLGAIHAKQRSICGVGKPGEGEPGRDRDVRDIASQVMMLDVTVSQLLSLQPSLAVRVTPKHRDVKESWAQLQQALRTEKAPVLASSSPGGEAAAPSTELRGDDSGRGAMGTESGDKRTRDPGSMVSMGICLPPGIFSASASGRRGSLWEKGSGVGQSPS, from the exons ATGCTGCAG GCGGAGGGCTGGGTGCGAGGCAAGCTGCGGGACCTGAAGGATGGATGCgacctccaggactgggaggaggTGGCTCAGACCCTGCAACGGGACATGAAGGATTTCGAGAACACGCTGATAAAGCTCAACCAG ATGGGCGAGCAGCTGATGTGGCGGGCAAGCCCCAGTGCCGAGGGGGTGCGGAGGCAGCTGCTGGCCCTGCGGGACCAGTGGCAGCTCCTGAAGCAGACGGCCGCCAGCCAGAGCAAagccctgggggggctgcggagccTGCAGGACTTCAACAGGAAAGCCGAGCGGCTGGAGGCATGGATCAGGCACAAG GAGGAGAAGCCCTCCCTGGCAGCCCTCCTGCAGGAAAGCCTGGACAAGATCCAGCTCACCCGCCGCATCCTCGACTTGAAGCAG GAGGAGCAGCAGTTCCAGAGTCTGCACGAGGAGCTGAACAGCCTGGCTCAGAAGCTGGAGAAACAAGGCAAAAGTGAGAGCAGGAGCATCTCAGCCCGGCGCAAGCACCTCAACAAAAT GTGGCTGCGGCTGCAGGGGACCCTGAAGGAGCACCACGAGGCTCTGCAGCTGGCCTTGGAGGTAGCCGCCTTCCTCCAGCAAGCGGATGCCCTGCTCGGGGCCATCCACGCCAAG CAGAGGAGCATCTGCGGTGTGGGGAAGCCAGGGGAGGGCGAGCCAGGCCGGGATCGGGACGTCAGGGACATAGCCAGCCAGGTGATG ATGCTGGATGTGACCGTGTCCCAGCTcctcagcctgcagcccagcctggcagTCCGAGTCACCCCCAAGCACCGAGACGTCAAGGAGAGCTGGGCGCAGCTCCAGCAGGCGCTGAG GACGGAGAAGGCGCCGGTGCTGGCGAGCAGTTCCCCGGGGGGTGAAGCTGCGGCTCCGAGCACTGAGCTCCGAGGAGACGATAGCGGCCGTGGGGCCATGGGGACGGAATCAGGAGACAAACGGACAAGAGACCCTGGGAGCATGGTGAGCATGGGCATCTGCCTTCCTCCAGGCATCTTCAGCGCCTCCGCCTCAGGAAGACGAGGGAGCTTGTGGGAAAAGGGTTCAGGTGTTGGGCAAAGCCCAAGCTGA